The DNA segment GGATAATGAAAAAGCAAACGTGTTTTGTAAAAACACGAATACTCCTTCTATTGCAAATTCAGCGTTTAGAAATTCAGACAAGTACGAATTATATTGTTCGAACGCAAATCCGAGTATTACGCAGAGTTCGTTCAGTAACTCTACGACTGTTTCAACGCTTGTGTTGCTCAAATCGAATTCATCGCCAACATTTTCACATAGCAGTTTTTCAAGTGCAAGCGCAACGCATTTGTTGTTTTGCGATTCTTCTTCTTATCCGACGCTTACGAATAATTTTTTTATCAGTGAGAATGCAAAAGCAATGCGAGTTGGAATTCTCTCACTCTTCAGCGCAAATAATTTTTCCGCTCTTGCACATAAAGGTATAGAAATCATCGGAGGTACGTTAAACGCGAACAGAATTTGGAGTAAGCAAATTTCTGAATCTACGTATATCGTACTTCAACGTGACATTTCTGTTTCCAATGGAACGAATCCTACGCTAACAATAGATTCCGGAGTTGTTGTAAAATTTTCCAATGTCGGATTACGTATCGGAGGAATCTCAAATTCGAACGAAGGAAAACTCATAGCAAACGGAACGGTAACGGATTCCGTTCGTTTCACGAGCGAGAGTGGAAATATCAATGGATGGAAAGGTATACTATTCGACGACGGAAGCGATAAGGGCGGCGATAGTTCCGTGATAAAATATGGTATTATCGAAAACGCGGGATTACCGAATGTGTATAATATTTCTTCAAACATACATACAAAATTTTCCACAAGTACGGTAATTTCAAATTCAACCATTCGCAATGCGAATGGATACGAATTGTTTTGCGATAGTAGTGCGTCGGGGAAATTTGTTCGTACCGATTTTTCTCATTCTACGTATGTTTATTCGATTGTTTATTTAAAAAATAATTCCGCCCCAACTTTTTACAATTGCACATTTGTTACTGATAGTTCATCGTACGTGATATATAGTGAACTTTCAAATTGCACTCCAATTGTATCAGAATGTATATTTTCAAATGCCTACGGAAAATCTTTTCGTGTTGGTGTTCTTTCGCAAATAATTGATAACAATGTATCTCGTGTTGCAGTAAAAGGAATGGAAATTCTCGGAGGAATTTTCAATCAAAACAGAACGTGGAAAAAGCAACCAGGAGATTCTATGTATGTAGTATTGGGAAATGATATTTCTATTCGCAACGGAAATAATCCAACATTGACATTAGATTCAGGAATTATCGTAAAATTTTTAGGTGTTGGTTTAACCATTGGTGGAAGCACCTCAACCGACGAAGGAATCTTGATTGCAAATGGAAGTGCATCACAACCGGTGTATTTTACAAGCGCATCGGGAACAAGCGGAGGATGGAAAGGTCTATTGTTTGAAAGTGGCAGCGATTACAATACTGCAAGTTCGTTGCTTTCATATTGTGTTATTGAAAATGCCGGACAATTAAATACGTACGGAGCAGCAGCGAATATCTATTGCAGGAATACGAGAACTCCGGTCATTCATTTTTCGACAATAAAAAATTCCAGCGGCATTGGTGTATATTGTTCCGCCTCATCGCCGACATTGAAAAATTCACAAGTCATCTTTAATACGCAATATGGAATTGATGTTTCAGCAAATTCAAGTCCCCTCTTGGGAAATACATTACAATATTCCAATGATATTTATGGAAACGGACAGTACGAAGTATATGTAGAAGGGACACAGAATATCAATGCGCGTTATAACTATTGGGGGACAACAAATCAGGATATAATAGCATCAAGAATTTTCGATAAAACGGATAATGCTTCTCTTGGCGAAGTGCTGTTTAAACCGTATACTGATAGTTCAAGAACAGTATTACTTCCCGATGTAACTCCTCCCATAAATCCAACAATCGCAAACGGATTTTCTGATTCGTTACAAACATTACAACTTATTTCAGCTCGCGCATACAACTATTCGCACCCGTACTTTATCTGGAATAGCGGAAGAGACAGTAATTCATTTGTTGCGGGATATGCTATTGCACTTACTTCCGATAGTTCAGATACTTTACTGCGAATAATAACAACCAATGATACATCATTAACTGTTGTTGATGATTTAACCAAAGAGACAAACTATTATTTTCGTATACGAACAAAAGATGTTTATGAAAATTGGAGTAATGCGGTTACGTTGTTTCGTTATTATTACGACTCGCTTGCACCTGTTGTTCCGCTACTTCTTTATGCCAACGGAGGAAACGGAAACGTAACACTCCGATGGAATAAAAATATTGATGGAGATTTTTTCCGTTACCGTATTTTTCATGGTATCAATCCTAATCCGTCAATACAAGTCGATTCAGTTTCGAACAGAAATGATACGATGAAAACAATTTCGAATTTACCGAACGGAACAACACAGTACTTTCGTATCACTTCCGTAGATACACTATTCAACGAAAGTAGTTTTTCCAACGAACTCAGCGCAACGCCAATTCAACCACCATCCATTCCAACATTATTTTCTCCCAATAATGGAGCGACACATCAATCAGTACTCCTATCATTTGTTTGGAACAGTGCTGTTGGAGCACAGACATATCGGTTGCAAGTATCTCCCGATTCGAATTTCGCGGCAACATTTTTTGATGACTCAACCATCACTGAAACATCGCAACAAGTAGAAACGCTTTCTGTTGCGACGAATTATTACTGGCGCGTGAAAGCAAAAAACGCCGGAGGGATCAGTGATTGGTCGCAACGATGGAAATTTAAAACTGTTTCGCTTCCTAAGTTTTCAATCAATAAAACTTTTATTTTGTTTGATAGCGTGTATGTAGATTCTACGCAAAGCGATAGTGTTGTTATTTCTAACACCGGAACAGAACTACTGCATCTTACTTCTACTTCCGAGAATAATCATTTCAGCGTTATTCCAACGATTGACAGTATTTCACCATCAGCGGCGAAAACTTTTTTTGTTTCATTTCATCCTACTTCTTTGGGAAATAAAACTGGAAAAATAATATTTATTCACGATGGTTTAACTTCCCCAGACACAATTTTCGCAGCAGGAGCGGGAATTGCACCTTCCATTTCGTTATCTACATTGCTCCTCTCACTTGATTCCGTACTTGTGAATACGAGCAACACCGATTCGTTTTTTATTTCGAATCCCGGATCAGCAACGCTTAACGTTACCAATGTTTCTTGTAATACCAATGCATTCATAGTTACTCCCAATAATTTTTTCATTGAACCCGATGATACGCAAAAAGTATTCGTAACGTTCACTCCTTCGAACGCAATTTCGTACAACGGAATAATTACTATTGAACATAATGCTTCTGGAAATCCTACATCGTTACTTGTTACGGGAACAGGAATTACGCCTTCTGTTTTCATTTTTCCTGCAACTCTTTTTTTCAGTGAAGTTATAGTGAACACAACAAAACTTGATTCAATAACAATTACCAATACTGGAACTGCAGAACTTGTTGTAACAAATATTACCAGTACACATTTTACGTATTCCGCTTCACCGACAAATTTTATTCTTTCTCCGAATCAGAATAAAAAAATCTATATATCATTTTCACCCGTTGCGCGTGGAACGATCAATGCATCAGTGAAAATATTTCATAACGCTGTTGGTGGTTTTTCAAGTGTGAGTGTTTCAGGTTTAGGGATTGCTCCACAAATCGTATTAGTACCTACGTCGCTTTCGTTTGGAAATGTTATCGTGCATCAGTTCAAACAAGATTCTTTCAGTGTTGCGAATTCAGGCGCGGCTCCGCTTGAAGTTACCAATATCATCAGTTCAGATTCAACGTTTTCTATTCACCCAACAAATTTCACGGTTGCGCCGAGCGAAAACCGAATTGTCATAGTTACCTTTTCTCCGGCGACAACTGGAAATTTATCAGGACATATTGTTCTTTCGCATAATGCAACGGGAACTCCGGATACAGTTTTTATTTTCGGAAACGGAAGTCCTCCGCCATCGCCTGCTCTTTCATATTCTCCTCAAACAATTTCATTTGATAGTGTCGTCATTCAAACGCAGAAACGTGATTCTTTTTTTATTTCCAACGGAGGAAACGCGCAACTTATCGTCTCAAATATTTTTTCCGATAATACTGTTTTTTCAGTTGATACAAATACATTTTCACTTTCACCTTCAACAAATAAAAAAATTGATGTAACATTTTTCCCCGCTACTCTTACTACGTATTCAGGTAATATTATATTTCTCCATAATGCATACGGAAGTCCCGATACATTGAAAGTTTTCGGAAAAGGAATTCCCCCACCTTCGCCAACATTATTCCTTACGAACGATTCTCTTTCTTTTGGCAACGTACGCTTACACGCAAGTAAAAAGGATTCGATGACAATTCGAAATTCCGGAACAGCATTGTTGACAGGAAAATTATACAACAGTGAATCGGCTTTTGTTTTGTCAACTGATACGTTCTTTTTACAACCGAATAAAATTAAAAATATACCCGTTACATTCTCTCCTGATTCTGCAAAACAATACATTTCCA comes from the Ignavibacteria bacterium genome and includes:
- a CDS encoding choice-of-anchor D domain-containing protein, whose translation is MEIRRNFLRNHNNYFLFYKITIMMLLRFFISIILFFCFCRISTFSDTTTVGGNITTNTTWSTVNSPYRVISEVLVFNGAMLTIEAGVTVLFDSGTGLRIGKSGSFNSDAGSLIALGTASDSIRFTSSSEDTAQWKGIVFDNGSDVGGSNSVLAFCVFERAGETNTNADNEKANVFCKNTNTPSIANSAFRNSDKYELYCSNANPSITQSSFSNSTTVSTLVLLKSNSSPTFSHSSFSSASATHLLFCDSSSYPTLTNNFFISENAKAMRVGILSLFSANNFSALAHKGIEIIGGTLNANRIWSKQISESTYIVLQRDISVSNGTNPTLTIDSGVVVKFSNVGLRIGGISNSNEGKLIANGTVTDSVRFTSESGNINGWKGILFDDGSDKGGDSSVIKYGIIENAGLPNVYNISSNIHTKFSTSTVISNSTIRNANGYELFCDSSASGKFVRTDFSHSTYVYSIVYLKNNSAPTFYNCTFVTDSSSYVIYSELSNCTPIVSECIFSNAYGKSFRVGVLSQIIDNNVSRVAVKGMEILGGIFNQNRTWKKQPGDSMYVVLGNDISIRNGNNPTLTLDSGIIVKFLGVGLTIGGSTSTDEGILIANGSASQPVYFTSASGTSGGWKGLLFESGSDYNTASSLLSYCVIENAGQLNTYGAAANIYCRNTRTPVIHFSTIKNSSGIGVYCSASSPTLKNSQVIFNTQYGIDVSANSSPLLGNTLQYSNDIYGNGQYEVYVEGTQNINARYNYWGTTNQDIIASRIFDKTDNASLGEVLFKPYTDSSRTVLLPDVTPPINPTIANGFSDSLQTLQLISARAYNYSHPYFIWNSGRDSNSFVAGYAIALTSDSSDTLLRIITTNDTSLTVVDDLTKETNYYFRIRTKDVYENWSNAVTLFRYYYDSLAPVVPLLLYANGGNGNVTLRWNKNIDGDFFRYRIFHGINPNPSIQVDSVSNRNDTMKTISNLPNGTTQYFRITSVDTLFNESSFSNELSATPIQPPSIPTLFSPNNGATHQSVLLSFVWNSAVGAQTYRLQVSPDSNFAATFFDDSTITETSQQVETLSVATNYYWRVKAKNAGGISDWSQRWKFKTVSLPKFSINKTFILFDSVYVDSTQSDSVVISNTGTELLHLTSTSENNHFSVIPTIDSISPSAAKTFFVSFHPTSLGNKTGKIIFIHDGLTSPDTIFAAGAGIAPSISLSTLLLSLDSVLVNTSNTDSFFISNPGSATLNVTNVSCNTNAFIVTPNNFFIEPDDTQKVFVTFTPSNAISYNGIITIEHNASGNPTSLLVTGTGITPSVFIFPATLFFSEVIVNTTKLDSITITNTGTAELVVTNITSTHFTYSASPTNFILSPNQNKKIYISFSPVARGTINASVKIFHNAVGGFSSVSVSGLGIAPQIVLVPTSLSFGNVIVHQFKQDSFSVANSGAAPLEVTNIISSDSTFSIHPTNFTVAPSENRIVIVTFSPATTGNLSGHIVLSHNATGTPDTVFIFGNGSPPPSPALSYSPQTISFDSVVIQTQKRDSFFISNGGNAQLIVSNIFSDNTVFSVDTNTFSLSPSTNKKIDVTFFPATLTTYSGNIIFLHNAYGSPDTLKVFGKGIPPPSPTLFLTNDSLSFGNVRLHASKKDSMTIRNSGTALLTGKLYNSESAFVLSTDTFFLQPNKIKNIPVTFSPDSAKQYISKIQITHNASGSPDTVIILGRGYPFPIMYAPDTAIWFGSVLAGNTKTDTIIFYNQGTAPLYILNIDISNTIFSTEDNSFTVAPNDSHLLIVQFTPVNEGVFQSSLVLSHDADGSPTTILLSGVGKKRMNDGEM